The Mytilus galloprovincialis chromosome 7, xbMytGall1.hap1.1, whole genome shotgun sequence genome has a window encoding:
- the LOC143082897 gene encoding kinesin-like protein KIF23 isoform X1 — translation MPPQRGKTPRKNKNGSGSQTEPVEVYCRIRPLDNPDDPVCLKAVNTNTCILTPQENAIARNGQVKELQYQFQYVFDEYTSQKAVYDYVAMPLMEDLIKGKNGLLFTYGITSSGKTYTMTGTPDDQGLMPRCLDVLFNSISGLQAKKYVFKPDRMNGFEIQTDADAMMERQRREILPGLTTPKTPGRGRNHGEFGEHGRMSDPTRVEDIDEGNIYAVFVSYIEIYNNYVYDLLEELPHDPITGYKPPQSKILRTDSNDNMYVMNCVEVEIKSPQEAFEVLYKGQKRRKVAHTALNAESSRSHSIFNIRLVQAPLDANTDMIAQVQDQEKNICVSQLSLVDLAGSERTNRTKNTGERMKEAGNINQSLMVLRNCLELLRENQKTGLGKLVPYRDSKLTHLFKNYFDGDGKVRMVVCVNPKAIEYDETIHVMKFAEMTQEVLVTKSQQVKFEILEAPMIKKPPVIEDYIPMMTYSLGPTFPSLEVLHCRDEYTLDQLSDFLDERNRLKENLMIDFNRKQDQFRAQLVKIEKEYNEMKSRSHESQSVLEKRESYIQKLESRLRSLEKRQDETSRQFKECERERRELESKLQDKNMKIRQEKTEKDRLRSDFRNRLEHNNQQWEKNLQKERNKIENELEGQINEKQHKLNMLRHIVNTETDSDTPTARFRTPAPKARTYTTPGKIMSARSETDMSSVGKNPVPTPRSRTQTATVTSARSMHGLNKVGTPKNTPQYNPRHRRSRSSNAEIWLDHRPPGSVELVFRGHDCTVLQPKLKKKKSVSKLEVKDTKEATKYILTHQDIDSAGELETKLIKGNMLPTAGGGTAVVFNDVETLKQISPGSRKRRSSCPQPTDYDGDWTDVEDRCGIAIEGHSRKRSRGTEKVSRV, via the exons acgAGGAAAAACCCCCAGGAAGAATAAAAATGGATCTGGATCTCAGACAGAACCTGTTGAG gtctATTGTCGTATTCGACCTTTAGATAATCCAGATGATCCTGTATGTTTGAAGGCTGTTAATACTAACACTTGCATCCTTACGCCACAAGAG AATGCAATTGCAAGAAATGGACAAGTTAAAGAG ttacaATACCAGTTTCAGTATGTCTTTGATGAATATACCTCACAGAAGGCAGTCTATGACTATGTTGCCATGCCTTTGATGGAAGATCTCATTAAAGGGAAAAATG GTTTGCTGTTCACCTATGGTATAACATCTTCTGGTAAAACCTATACAATGACTGGTACCCCAGATGACCAAGGATTGATGCCAAGATGTCTAGATGTGCTGTTTAACAGCATTAGTGGTTTACAGGCCAAGAAATAT GTTTTCAAACCAGACAGAATGAATGGTTTTGAAATACAGACAGATGCTGATGCCATGATGGAAAGACAGAGAAGGGAGATACTGCCAGGATTGACAACTCCTAAAACTCCAGGGAGGGGCAG GAACCATGGAGAGTTTGGTGAACATGGACGAATGAGCGATCCAACACGTGTAGAGGATATTGATGAGGGAAATATCTATGCTGTTTTTGTGTCTTACATAGAAATATACAACAACTATGTTTATGATCTGTTGGAGGAACTACCACATGACCCAATTACAGGTTACAA ACCACCCCAGTCAAAGATTTTACGAACTGATTCTAATGATAACATGTATGTGATGAATTGTGTAGAAGTAGAGATTAAAAGTCCACAAGAAGCTTTTGAAGTTCTGTATAAAG GTCAGAAAAGACGTAAAGTAGCCCACACAGCATTAAATGCTGAATCAAGTAGAAGTCATAGTATATTTAATATCAGACTAGTCCAGGCTCCTTTAGATGCCAATACAGATATGATAGCACAAGTTCAG GATCAAGAAAAGAACATATGTGTAAGTCAGTTGTCACTTGTAGACTTGGCTGGAAGTGAAAGAACTAACAGAACAAAGAACACAGGAGAAAGAATGAAGGAAGCTG gaaatattaaCCAGTCACTTATGGTGCTAAGGAATTGTTTAGAATTGTTACGAGAAAATCAGAAAACTGGCCTTGGCAAA cttGTGCCATACAGAGATTCCAAGTTAACCCACTTATTTAAGAACTATTTTGATGGTGATGGTAAAGTAAGAATGGTTGTTTGTGTCAATCCAAAGGCGATTGAGTATGATGAAACCATT CATGTGATGAAGTTTGCTGAGATGACACAGGAAGTCTTGGTTACCAAGTCACAACAGGTTAAGTTTGAAATATTAGAAGCACCAATGATAAAGAAACCTCCTGTTATAG AAGATTATATACCTATGATGACTTACAGTCTAGGGCCAACCTTTCCATCTCTGGAG gTATTACATTGCAGAGATGAGTATACTTTAGATCAACTTTCTGACTTCTTGGATGAGAGAAACAGACTTAAAGAAAATCTAATGATAGATTTTAATAGAAAAC AGGATCAGTTCAGAGCTCagcttgttaaaattgagaaagaataTAATGAGATGAAATCTAGAAGTCATGAATCACAATCTGTACTAGAGAAACGTGAATCCTATATACAGAAACTAGAGTCAAGGTTAAGATCATTAGAGAAACGTCAAGATGAGACAAGCAGACAGTTTAAGGAATGTGAAAGAGAAAGGAGAGAATTAGAATCAAAG CTTCAAGATAAGAATATGAAGATTCGACAGGAAAAAACAGAGAAGGATCGACTTAGGTCTGACTTCAGGAATCGCCTTGAACATAATAACCAACAGTGGGAGAAAAATCTG CAAAAAGAAAGgaacaaaatagaaaatgaacTTGAAGGACAGATAAACGAGAAACAACATAAATTGAACATGTTGAGACACATTGTGAACACTGAAACAGATAGTGATACCCCTACGGCACGATTCCGTACCCCTGCACCAAAGGCAAGGACATACACAACTCCTGGTAAAATCATGTCGGCTAGGTCAGAGACTGATATGTCTTCTGTTGGGAAGAACCCAGTACCAACACCAAGGTCAAGGACTCAGACAGCAACAGTAACATCTGCTAGATCTATGCATGGACTGAACAAAGTGGGCACACCTAAAAAT ACTCCACAGTATAATCCTCGCCATAGAAGGTCAAGGTCATCCAATGCTGAGATATGGTTGGATCACAGACCACCAGGATCAGTAGAACTTG tttttagagGACATGATT GCACTGTTTTACAACCAAAACTTAAGAAGAAGAAATCTGTCTCTAAGCTAGAGGTTAAGGATACAAAGGAGGCTACCAAATATATCCTCACTCATCAAGATATAGATTCAGCAGGAGAATTAGAAACCAAACTTATCAAG gGAAACATGTTACCAACAGCTGGTGGAGGAACTGCCGTGGTGTTTAATGATGTAGAGACTCTAAAACAGATTTCACCAGGTAGTCGGAAGAGACGTAGTTCTTGTCCACAGCCTACTGACTATGATGGAGACTGGACAGATGTGGAGGATAGATGTGGAATAGCCATTGAAGGTCATTCTAGGAA
- the LOC143082897 gene encoding kinesin-like protein KIF23 isoform X2 has translation MPPQRGKTPRKNKNGSGSQTEPVEVYCRIRPLDNPDDPVCLKAVNTNTCILTPQENAIARNGQVKELQYQFQYVFDEYTSQKAVYDYVAMPLMEDLIKGKNGLLFTYGITSSGKTYTMTGTPDDQGLMPRCLDVLFNSISGLQAKKYVFKPDRMNGFEIQTDADAMMERQRREILPGLTTPKTPGRGRNHGEFGEHGRMSDPTRVEDIDEGNIYAVFVSYIEIYNNYVYDLLEELPHDPITGYKPPQSKILRTDSNDNMYVMNCVEVEIKSPQEAFEVLYKGQKRRKVAHTALNAESSRSHSIFNIRLVQAPLDANTDMIAQVQDQEKNICVSQLSLVDLAGSERTNRTKNTGERMKEAGNINQSLMVLRNCLELLRENQKTGLGKLVPYRDSKLTHLFKNYFDGDGKVRMVVCVNPKAIEYDETIHVMKFAEMTQEVLVTKSQQVKFEILEAPMIKKPPVIEDYIPMMTYSLGPTFPSLEVLHCRDEYTLDQLSDFLDERNRLKENLMIDFNRKQDQFRAQLVKIEKEYNEMKSRSHESQSVLEKRESYIQKLESRLRSLEKRQDETSRQFKECERERRELESKLQDKNMKIRQEKTEKDRLRSDFRNRLEHNNQQWEKNLQKERNKIENELEGQINEKQHKLNMLRHIVNTETDSDTPTARFRTPAPKARTYTTPGKIMSARSETDMSSVGKNPVPTPRSRTQTATVTSARSMHGLNKVGTPKNTPQYNPRHRRSRSSNAEIWLDHRPPGSVELGTVLQPKLKKKKSVSKLEVKDTKEATKYILTHQDIDSAGELETKLIKGNMLPTAGGGTAVVFNDVETLKQISPGSRKRRSSCPQPTDYDGDWTDVEDRCGIAIEGHSRKRSRGTEKVSRV, from the exons acgAGGAAAAACCCCCAGGAAGAATAAAAATGGATCTGGATCTCAGACAGAACCTGTTGAG gtctATTGTCGTATTCGACCTTTAGATAATCCAGATGATCCTGTATGTTTGAAGGCTGTTAATACTAACACTTGCATCCTTACGCCACAAGAG AATGCAATTGCAAGAAATGGACAAGTTAAAGAG ttacaATACCAGTTTCAGTATGTCTTTGATGAATATACCTCACAGAAGGCAGTCTATGACTATGTTGCCATGCCTTTGATGGAAGATCTCATTAAAGGGAAAAATG GTTTGCTGTTCACCTATGGTATAACATCTTCTGGTAAAACCTATACAATGACTGGTACCCCAGATGACCAAGGATTGATGCCAAGATGTCTAGATGTGCTGTTTAACAGCATTAGTGGTTTACAGGCCAAGAAATAT GTTTTCAAACCAGACAGAATGAATGGTTTTGAAATACAGACAGATGCTGATGCCATGATGGAAAGACAGAGAAGGGAGATACTGCCAGGATTGACAACTCCTAAAACTCCAGGGAGGGGCAG GAACCATGGAGAGTTTGGTGAACATGGACGAATGAGCGATCCAACACGTGTAGAGGATATTGATGAGGGAAATATCTATGCTGTTTTTGTGTCTTACATAGAAATATACAACAACTATGTTTATGATCTGTTGGAGGAACTACCACATGACCCAATTACAGGTTACAA ACCACCCCAGTCAAAGATTTTACGAACTGATTCTAATGATAACATGTATGTGATGAATTGTGTAGAAGTAGAGATTAAAAGTCCACAAGAAGCTTTTGAAGTTCTGTATAAAG GTCAGAAAAGACGTAAAGTAGCCCACACAGCATTAAATGCTGAATCAAGTAGAAGTCATAGTATATTTAATATCAGACTAGTCCAGGCTCCTTTAGATGCCAATACAGATATGATAGCACAAGTTCAG GATCAAGAAAAGAACATATGTGTAAGTCAGTTGTCACTTGTAGACTTGGCTGGAAGTGAAAGAACTAACAGAACAAAGAACACAGGAGAAAGAATGAAGGAAGCTG gaaatattaaCCAGTCACTTATGGTGCTAAGGAATTGTTTAGAATTGTTACGAGAAAATCAGAAAACTGGCCTTGGCAAA cttGTGCCATACAGAGATTCCAAGTTAACCCACTTATTTAAGAACTATTTTGATGGTGATGGTAAAGTAAGAATGGTTGTTTGTGTCAATCCAAAGGCGATTGAGTATGATGAAACCATT CATGTGATGAAGTTTGCTGAGATGACACAGGAAGTCTTGGTTACCAAGTCACAACAGGTTAAGTTTGAAATATTAGAAGCACCAATGATAAAGAAACCTCCTGTTATAG AAGATTATATACCTATGATGACTTACAGTCTAGGGCCAACCTTTCCATCTCTGGAG gTATTACATTGCAGAGATGAGTATACTTTAGATCAACTTTCTGACTTCTTGGATGAGAGAAACAGACTTAAAGAAAATCTAATGATAGATTTTAATAGAAAAC AGGATCAGTTCAGAGCTCagcttgttaaaattgagaaagaataTAATGAGATGAAATCTAGAAGTCATGAATCACAATCTGTACTAGAGAAACGTGAATCCTATATACAGAAACTAGAGTCAAGGTTAAGATCATTAGAGAAACGTCAAGATGAGACAAGCAGACAGTTTAAGGAATGTGAAAGAGAAAGGAGAGAATTAGAATCAAAG CTTCAAGATAAGAATATGAAGATTCGACAGGAAAAAACAGAGAAGGATCGACTTAGGTCTGACTTCAGGAATCGCCTTGAACATAATAACCAACAGTGGGAGAAAAATCTG CAAAAAGAAAGgaacaaaatagaaaatgaacTTGAAGGACAGATAAACGAGAAACAACATAAATTGAACATGTTGAGACACATTGTGAACACTGAAACAGATAGTGATACCCCTACGGCACGATTCCGTACCCCTGCACCAAAGGCAAGGACATACACAACTCCTGGTAAAATCATGTCGGCTAGGTCAGAGACTGATATGTCTTCTGTTGGGAAGAACCCAGTACCAACACCAAGGTCAAGGACTCAGACAGCAACAGTAACATCTGCTAGATCTATGCATGGACTGAACAAAGTGGGCACACCTAAAAAT ACTCCACAGTATAATCCTCGCCATAGAAGGTCAAGGTCATCCAATGCTGAGATATGGTTGGATCACAGACCACCAGGATCAGTAGAACTTG GCACTGTTTTACAACCAAAACTTAAGAAGAAGAAATCTGTCTCTAAGCTAGAGGTTAAGGATACAAAGGAGGCTACCAAATATATCCTCACTCATCAAGATATAGATTCAGCAGGAGAATTAGAAACCAAACTTATCAAG gGAAACATGTTACCAACAGCTGGTGGAGGAACTGCCGTGGTGTTTAATGATGTAGAGACTCTAAAACAGATTTCACCAGGTAGTCGGAAGAGACGTAGTTCTTGTCCACAGCCTACTGACTATGATGGAGACTGGACAGATGTGGAGGATAGATGTGGAATAGCCATTGAAGGTCATTCTAGGAA